A genomic window from Salvia miltiorrhiza cultivar Shanhuang (shh) chromosome 5, IMPLAD_Smil_shh, whole genome shotgun sequence includes:
- the LOC131025952 gene encoding uncharacterized protein LOC131025952: MFVNENSLVDSDSSSDVSHSNELDEWKERIYHQNRQFDNIIQNMILNNHNLIAGHQIPISNKRYCDRAREFGAEHLINDYFSDSPTYTPEIFRRRFRMQKLLFIRIVEVVTANDEFFQQRRDATDRVGLSSLQKCTGAMRVFAYRISSDVVDEYLRTSSSSKRDVLVYFVEGVISCFDGTYLRRPNEEDLTRLLYVGEQRGFPGMIGSIDCMHWEWKNCPNAWAGQYTGRSGKPTIILEAVASYDLWIWHALFGTPGLCNDINVLHRSPIFNDALEGRAPKVNYVVSGRHYDRAYYLTDGIYPS, encoded by the coding sequence ATGTTTGTCAATGAAAACTCTTTAGTTGATTCAGACTCAAGTTCTGATGTTTCTCATTCCAATGAACTTGATGAATGGAAAGAACGAATTTATCATCAAAATCGTCAATTTGATAACATCATCCAAAATATGATCCTAAACAATCATAATCTGATTGCAGGACATCAAATTCCAATATCCAACAAGAGATATTGTGATAGGGCACGCGAGTTTGGCGCAGAGCATTTGATCAACGACTACTTCAGTGACAGCCCAACGTATACTCCAGAAATCTTTCGGCGAAGATTTCGCATGCAGAAATTGCTATTTATTCGAATAGTGGAAGTTGTTACTGCTAATGATGAGTTTTTTCAACAAAGACGAGATGCCACCGACAGAGTAGGTCTTTCATCATTGCAGAAATGTACTGGAGCCATGAGGGTGTTTGCATATAGGATATCTTCCGATGTTGTTGATGAGTATCTACGAACGAGTTCATCTTCGAAAAGAGATGTTTTAGTCTATTTTGTGGAAGGTGTCATTTCTTGCTTCGATGGTACGTATCTCAGAAGGCCTAATGAAGAAGATTTGACAAGGCTGCTCTATGTTGGAGAACAACGTGGTTTTCCAGGCATGATTGGCAGTATTGATTGCATGCACTGGGAGTGGAAAAATTGTCCTAATGCATGGGCCGGCCAATATACTGGGAGAAGTGGAAAACCAACGATCATTTTGGAAGCTGTTGCTTCATACGACTTGTGGATATGGCATGCGTTATTTGGAACACCAGGTTTGTGCAATGATATTAATGTACTCCATCGATCTCCTATTTTTAATGATGCCTTAGAAGGTCGAGCACCAAAGGTTAATTACGTAGTGAGTGGTCGTCATTATGATAGGGCATATTATTTAACTGATGGTATATACCCTTCATag
- the LOC131025953 gene encoding uncharacterized protein LOC131025953 produces the protein MYTVKSGYWLASLQRRRADPSTSDQSKDLWKWIWSLEVIPKVKMFMWKCLAEALPTNSALRKKSIDLDPMCRRCGNGFEMMEHALRDCVWMKVLWVVSPLRLPPIPEAEICPIQAWFERIRSVPHKESHATFAAIAWAAWYTRNLLVFQGKEMDHKECLTIAHRGTWPKTVCESPKCSMPTHIFCSRPGQLKVACDAAVVPNFGIGVGSILMDGEGSVQGCRYGAWRGAYTSLEGEALAVLEGLRLCAEKEATDVVVETDNQELYWSITRNETHLSYLGDSICEIRALVESLEHVEFSWTKREGNEMADKLASHALAGFFPILSHDVLPFDVNNGIG, from the coding sequence ATGTATACTGTTAAGTCGGGTTACTGGTTGGCGAGCTTACAAAGGAGAAGGGCCGATCCTTCTACGTCGGATCAGTCTAAAGATCTATGGAAGTGGATTTGGAGTTTAGAAGTGATTCCAAAGGTCAAAATGTTTATGTGGAAATGTCTTGCTGAGGCACTCCCAACTAATTCTGCGTTGCGGAAAAAATCCATAGATCTGGATCCGATGTGTCGTCGATGTGGTAATGGTTTTGAAATGATGGAGCACGCCCTTCGTGATTGTGTGTGGATGAAGGTTTTGTGGGTTGTTTCCCCTCTTCGTCTCCCTCCGATTCCAGAAGCTGAAATCTGCCCGATTCAGGCATGGTTTGAACGCATTAGATCGGTGCCCCATAAAGAAAGCCACGCTACTTTTGCTGCTATTGCTTGGGCCGCTTGGTATACTCGAAACCTTCTTGTTTTTCAAGGTAAGGAGATGGATCATAAGGAGTGTCTGACGATTGCTCATCGTGGAACTTGGCCGAAAACTGTATGTGAGAGCCCCAAATGTTCAATGCCTACTCACATTTTCTGCTCTAGACCTGGACAGCTCAAGGTGGCTTGTGATGCGGCTGTTGTTCCTAATTTTGGGATTGGCGTGGGCAGTATCTTAATGGATGGAGAAGGGTCGGTTCAGGGATGCAGGTATGGAGCATGGAGAGGAGCTTATACGAGCTTAGAGGGAGAGGCTTTGGCGGTTCTCGAAGGCTTGCGGCTTTGCGCGGAGAAAGAAGCAACAGACGTTGTGGTGGAGACTGATAATCAGGAACTGTACTGGAGTATTACTAGAAATGAAACACACCTTTCCTACCTTGGAGATTCAATTTGTGAGATCCGGGCGTTGGTTGAATCGTTGGAGCATGTGGAATTCAGCTGGACAAAACGTGAAGGAAATGAAATGGCTGATAAATTAGCTTCTCATGCCTTAGCTGGTTTTTTTCCTATTCTCTCTCATGATGTTTTACCTTTTGATGTAAACAATGGTATTGGTTGA